The following proteins are encoded in a genomic region of Candidatus Nitrospira nitrificans:
- a CDS encoding sigma-54-dependent transcriptional regulator, with amino-acid sequence MSQAHVLVVDDDPAVRDVLQEALMQEEYSVSTAEDGAAAIQAVKDSVIHIVITDFQLPDIDGLEIIERLAKLDAKIIPIMMTGFGTIETAVRAMKSGAFDFITKPFDLDTVAVVVRKAAELLRLRQENHLLRKAVRDQYRLEHLVGASEPIQQVMEFVLKVADSDSTVMIQGESGTGKELVARMLHFNSFRKDRPLVPVNCGAIPENLLESELFGHEKGAFTGATHSRMGRFELANGGTIFLDEIGEMSLPLQVKLLRVLQEREFERVGGNRTIHVDVRIIAATNQDLDTLVEERRFRKDLFYRLNVIPIVIPPLRERRSDIPLLIDHFLARFNHSKHTTVSGLAPDALQMLTEYDWPGNIRELENMIERLVVLKKQGVLSVEDLPEKICRRSPAPELKEQFIRFNEDGINLSREVEQYEKHLIMEALRKANGVTSRAAQLLHLNRTTLVEKLKRKGVDPRSHLETLPLWPRPSSQKIDDLSI; translated from the coding sequence ATGAGTCAAGCCCACGTGCTTGTTGTCGATGACGATCCTGCCGTCCGGGATGTGCTGCAGGAAGCCCTGATGCAGGAGGAGTACAGTGTCTCCACTGCCGAGGACGGCGCGGCGGCAATTCAGGCGGTGAAGGACTCGGTGATCCACATCGTGATCACCGACTTTCAGCTGCCGGATATCGATGGACTTGAGATCATCGAGCGCCTGGCGAAGCTCGACGCGAAGATCATTCCCATTATGATGACCGGATTCGGCACGATCGAAACCGCGGTCCGGGCCATGAAGTCCGGCGCGTTCGACTTCATTACCAAGCCGTTTGATCTTGACACCGTGGCCGTGGTGGTTCGAAAAGCGGCGGAGCTCCTTCGGCTTCGTCAAGAAAACCATCTCTTGCGGAAGGCCGTACGCGATCAATATCGACTCGAACACCTGGTGGGAGCCAGCGAGCCGATCCAACAAGTCATGGAGTTCGTTCTGAAAGTCGCCGACAGCGACAGCACGGTCATGATCCAAGGCGAAAGCGGCACCGGCAAGGAGTTGGTGGCGCGGATGCTTCACTTCAATAGTTTTCGAAAGGATCGTCCGTTGGTCCCGGTGAATTGTGGCGCGATCCCGGAGAATCTACTGGAGTCGGAGCTCTTCGGGCACGAAAAGGGCGCGTTCACGGGAGCCACGCACTCGAGGATGGGGCGTTTTGAACTGGCAAACGGAGGAACCATCTTTCTCGATGAAATCGGCGAAATGAGCTTGCCGTTGCAAGTGAAACTTCTGCGGGTATTACAAGAGCGGGAATTCGAACGCGTCGGCGGAAATCGGACGATTCACGTGGATGTGCGTATCATTGCCGCGACCAATCAGGATTTGGACACGTTGGTCGAGGAACGGCGATTTCGTAAGGATCTGTTTTATCGGCTCAATGTGATTCCCATCGTCATCCCTCCGCTGCGAGAGCGCCGGAGCGACATTCCGCTCCTCATCGATCATTTTCTGGCTCGCTTCAATCACAGCAAGCACACGACGGTGTCCGGCCTTGCCCCCGATGCGCTTCAAATGTTGACCGAGTATGACTGGCCCGGCAACATTCGGGAGTTAGAGAACATGATCGAGCGGTTGGTTGTGCTGAAGAAGCAGGGTGTCCTATCCGTCGAAGATTTACCCGAGAAAATTTGTCGGAGATCGCCGGCTCCTGAACTCAAGGAGCAGTTCATTCGGTTCAATGAGGATGGCATCAATCTTTCCAGAGAGGTTGAGCAGTACGAAAAGCATCTCATCATGGAAGCCTTGCGCAAAGCCAACGGCGTCACCTCGCGGGCGGCGCAGTTGCTCCACTTGAACCGGACCACGTTGGTTGAAAAACTTAAGCGTAAAGGGGTGGATCCGCGATCCCATCTGGAAACCCTTCCGCTATGGCCGCGCCCCTCCAGTCAAAAGATTGACGACCTATCGATCTAG
- a CDS encoding oxygen-binding di-iron domain-containing protein, whose translation MAKITEIAPDLFQITTFVEPFNMQFSQFLMRDEEPLLFHTGPRALFPEVKAAVASLIEPQTLRWIGFSHFESDECATVPEWQQLAPESEVVCSMVGKLVSVDDCLALRPARGMVDGEVLETGRYRFRFLATPHVPHCWEAGLLFEETGRTLLCSDLFHQDGNVEAITESDVIDRCRKTLVDYQQGPLANYVPYCSLTDATLRRLASLQPRRLAPMHGSVYVGDGSQALHDLAAVWRDVLGPQS comes from the coding sequence ATGGCGAAGATTACCGAGATCGCTCCGGACTTATTTCAAATTACGACGTTCGTTGAACCGTTCAATATGCAGTTCAGTCAGTTCTTGATGCGCGACGAGGAGCCGCTGCTGTTTCATACCGGTCCGCGCGCCCTGTTTCCAGAAGTCAAAGCCGCTGTGGCGTCGCTCATCGAGCCGCAGACCTTGCGTTGGATCGGGTTCAGCCATTTTGAGTCCGACGAATGCGCAACGGTGCCGGAGTGGCAGCAACTGGCTCCGGAGTCGGAAGTGGTGTGCAGCATGGTGGGCAAGCTGGTGAGCGTCGATGATTGTCTGGCGCTTCGTCCCGCCAGGGGGATGGTCGACGGCGAGGTGCTCGAGACCGGACGATACCGTTTCCGCTTTCTGGCGACGCCGCATGTACCCCATTGCTGGGAAGCGGGACTGCTGTTCGAGGAGACAGGACGGACGCTCCTATGCTCGGATCTCTTTCATCAAGACGGGAATGTCGAGGCGATAACGGAATCGGACGTCATCGACCGTTGTCGGAAAACGCTGGTGGACTATCAGCAAGGTCCGTTGGCGAATTACGTGCCCTATTGTTCGTTGACGGATGCGACGCTGCGCCGGCTGGCGTCGCTACAGCCGAGGCGGCTGGCGCCCATGCACGGATCGGTCTACGTCGGCGACGGGAGCCAAGCGCTCCATGACCTCGCCGCTGTATGGCGGGACGTCCTTGGCCCGCAGTCATGA
- a CDS encoding DsbA family protein has protein sequence MNSTFVSSRVPLSLPALAILTMFLSGCSTTAKSGPAHSQEPADAAIERYIRAHPEVIEQSLQGLLAKREAELRDHHKAALATKQQELLHDPASPISGNLKGDITLVEFYDYRCGFCKKAASAVTELQKEDRRVRVVYKDLPILGEPSELAAKAALASQAQGKHQVFHEALLASHAEMTKESIMKIAVKVGLDTKRLEADMANPMWQTAIDKNRALARDLGISGTPGFIVGNELVPGWLDLKGLKELIARAGHGK, from the coding sequence ATGAACAGCACCTTTGTCTCGAGTCGTGTTCCATTGTCCCTGCCTGCCCTTGCCATCCTCACCATGTTCCTCTCTGGCTGTTCAACCACGGCCAAGAGTGGACCGGCCCATTCTCAAGAGCCCGCTGATGCCGCCATCGAGCGCTATATCCGTGCCCATCCGGAAGTGATCGAACAATCGTTGCAGGGATTGCTCGCCAAGCGCGAAGCAGAATTGCGGGACCATCATAAAGCTGCCCTTGCGACGAAGCAGCAGGAACTGCTGCACGATCCGGCGTCACCGATCAGCGGAAATTTGAAAGGTGACATCACCCTGGTGGAGTTCTATGACTACCGCTGCGGCTTCTGCAAAAAAGCAGCTTCGGCCGTCACGGAACTCCAGAAAGAAGATCGGCGAGTGCGGGTGGTCTACAAGGACTTGCCTATTCTGGGCGAACCCTCTGAACTGGCGGCCAAGGCGGCGCTCGCGTCTCAGGCGCAAGGCAAGCATCAGGTCTTCCATGAGGCGCTTCTCGCGTCCCATGCCGAGATGACCAAAGAATCAATCATGAAGATCGCCGTGAAAGTGGGTCTCGACACGAAGCGCTTGGAAGCCGATATGGCCAATCCGATGTGGCAGACCGCCATCGACAAGAATCGAGCCCTCGCCCGCGACCTCGGCATCTCGGGAACACCCGGCTTCATCGTGGGCAATGAACTGGTGCCTGGGTGGTTGGATTTGAAGGGGCTCAAGGAGTTAATAGCGCGAGCGGGGCATGGGAAATGA
- a CDS encoding DUF4926 domain-containing protein, whose amino-acid sequence MRFELYTDVTLACDLPEHRLRRGDIVKLVEHHVAPDGTEGYSIEVFTALGSTLTVTTVPANALEALRQDEVLCARML is encoded by the coding sequence GTGAGATTTGAGCTCTATACCGATGTGACATTGGCTTGTGATCTACCGGAGCATCGGCTCCGTCGAGGAGATATTGTCAAGCTCGTCGAGCACCATGTGGCACCTGATGGGACCGAAGGCTACTCCATTGAAGTTTTCACGGCTCTCGGAAGTACACTTACCGTGACGACCGTTCCCGCGAATGCACTCGAAGCGCTTCGGCAGGATGAAGTGCTCTGCGCCAGGATGCTGTAG
- a CDS encoding DUF6883 domain-containing protein: protein MKLSAETVISEDKLVRYLLVPQLRGDKSSFLRRSGYELSNAAHLLRDMRDQILPLDAIPLERNQFGQYYEIRGALKGPNGTILSVRTIWMTEHLSGTTKFITLIPDNGR from the coding sequence ATGAAATTATCGGCTGAGACCGTCATTTCCGAGGACAAGCTGGTGCGCTATCTTCTCGTGCCACAGCTTCGTGGAGATAAGTCATCGTTTCTCCGAAGATCCGGCTATGAGTTGAGTAACGCCGCGCATCTCTTACGTGACATGCGCGATCAGATTCTACCGTTAGACGCGATACCGCTTGAGAGAAACCAGTTCGGGCAGTACTACGAAATCAGGGGCGCATTGAAAGGGCCCAACGGGACAATCCTGTCGGTTCGAACGATCTGGATGACAGAACACTTGTCGGGAACGACGAAGTTTATTACACTGATTCCAGATAATGGGAGGTAA
- a CDS encoding TPM domain-containing protein: MIVHRPNGRGIGIGWASLLLMLSAVDAQASLYDRPKERVPLPSPIGYVSDHAQVVEPEWKDRIRSVCIDLEKKSSVEMVIVTVPSIKPYPSAKHYADALYEKWQIGSTQQEHGLMVLVAVQERQAAMALGRQMFPVITPAVRNEVSRLYLQPAIERGHFGEGLYRTAVALATPAQEVRFTPPSRPRIKGLGVWITLGTTAAIVSFFWWLSRPDLRHPYRRIQKREYWGTGQGGFGGNWGGFGGGTSGEGWR, encoded by the coding sequence GTGATCGTACATCGACCGAACGGGCGCGGGATCGGGATCGGCTGGGCAAGCCTGCTGCTCATGTTGTCGGCGGTTGATGCCCAGGCCTCGCTGTATGACCGGCCCAAAGAACGCGTGCCTCTTCCCAGCCCCATCGGGTATGTCAGCGATCATGCACAAGTGGTGGAGCCCGAGTGGAAGGACCGGATCAGGTCCGTCTGCATCGACCTTGAGAAGAAAAGCAGCGTGGAAATGGTGATTGTGACGGTGCCCAGTATCAAGCCCTATCCGTCGGCCAAGCACTATGCGGACGCGCTGTATGAAAAATGGCAAATCGGCTCGACGCAGCAGGAACATGGACTGATGGTGTTGGTGGCCGTACAAGAAAGGCAGGCGGCGATGGCGTTGGGGCGCCAAATGTTTCCGGTCATCACCCCGGCGGTGAGGAACGAAGTCAGTCGTCTGTATCTGCAACCTGCGATCGAACGAGGACATTTCGGGGAAGGGCTGTACCGCACCGCGGTTGCGCTGGCGACTCCGGCGCAAGAGGTGAGGTTCACGCCTCCCTCCAGGCCTCGGATTAAGGGGCTCGGAGTCTGGATTACGCTCGGCACCACCGCGGCGATCGTCTCGTTTTTCTGGTGGCTGAGCCGTCCGGATCTGCGGCACCCCTATCGGCGCATCCAAAAAAGGGAATATTGGGGCACCGGCCAAGGCGGATTCGGCGGCAACTGGGGCGGCTTCGGCGGAGGGACAAGCGGGGAGGGGTGGCGCTGA
- a CDS encoding FAD-dependent monooxygenase: MVEETDIAVVGAGGGGAVLALALAQKGINTIVFEQAPGPPQGLRGEILQPNGQQILDRLGLLSRLPVESTRTVHKFHFCRVGGERLCTVDYSELPPPYNQAVVTLPNVAHHAILDAIEREPSVSLRYRSAFTGLLRENGRVVGLTAKQGEDPVTVKAKVVVGADGAFSKVREALRIPADLHLYPQGYLIALLDAAIPMGEAKYFVGKRTILGMFPAAGDKVYAFYMIKAGSYETVKARGIAALQEAWISIDPFSEAIFRTLTDWKQTAFMPTGRVRTPTWVADGAVLLGDAAHAMNPHASQGRMQAMVDAATLADLLPRCLATNDYSAEKLRAYETARRPQVTMLQKLADEQVIFWNTANPIIAFLRDRVFSTLDRNARLRYRVLSTTAGLRNEPPFGMMDRLMAAGFLPDPSARDMAAGGVQ, encoded by the coding sequence ATGGTCGAAGAAACCGACATTGCCGTAGTGGGAGCCGGCGGAGGCGGAGCCGTGCTGGCCCTCGCATTGGCTCAAAAGGGGATCAACACGATCGTGTTCGAACAGGCGCCGGGACCACCCCAGGGTTTACGCGGAGAGATCCTGCAGCCGAACGGACAACAAATACTTGATCGGTTGGGGCTTTTGAGCCGGTTGCCGGTCGAGTCAACCCGGACGGTGCATAAGTTTCACTTTTGCCGTGTCGGCGGCGAGCGGCTGTGCACGGTCGACTACAGCGAACTGCCCCCACCGTACAATCAAGCCGTGGTCACACTGCCGAATGTGGCGCACCATGCCATTCTGGACGCGATCGAGCGCGAACCATCCGTCTCATTGCGGTATCGATCGGCGTTCACGGGCCTGCTTCGAGAGAATGGGCGGGTCGTTGGGTTGACGGCAAAGCAAGGGGAAGACCCTGTGACCGTGAAAGCTAAGGTGGTCGTCGGCGCCGACGGAGCATTCTCAAAAGTTCGAGAGGCCTTGCGGATTCCGGCCGATCTTCATCTCTATCCGCAAGGATATTTGATCGCCCTGTTGGATGCGGCGATTCCTATGGGAGAGGCGAAGTATTTTGTCGGCAAGCGAACGATCCTTGGCATGTTTCCCGCCGCCGGGGACAAGGTGTATGCGTTCTACATGATCAAGGCCGGTTCATATGAGACTGTCAAGGCACGAGGCATCGCGGCGCTGCAAGAGGCCTGGATCTCGATCGACCCGTTCAGTGAGGCCATCTTCCGCACGCTCACCGACTGGAAGCAAACCGCCTTCATGCCGACCGGCCGTGTCCGCACCCCGACGTGGGTGGCGGACGGAGCGGTGTTGCTTGGGGACGCGGCGCATGCCATGAATCCTCACGCGTCGCAGGGCCGCATGCAGGCCATGGTGGATGCGGCGACGCTGGCCGATCTGTTACCTCGATGTCTCGCCACGAATGATTACTCCGCTGAAAAACTGAGGGCCTATGAAACCGCGCGTCGGCCTCAGGTCACCATGTTGCAGAAGCTCGCGGATGAACAGGTCATCTTTTGGAACACGGCGAATCCGATCATCGCCTTTCTCCGAGACCGCGTCTTCAGTACGTTGGATCGCAACGCGCGACTTCGGTATCGCGTCTTGTCGACGACAGCCGGACTTCGCAACGAGCCTCCATTCGGCATGATGGATCGCCTGATGGCGGCCGGATTTCTACCAGATCCCTCGGCTCGTGACATGGCAGCGGGAGGAGTTCAGTAA
- a CDS encoding phospholipase D-like domain-containing protein gives MIRPSPLHLSVQCRRVCLAWLLAAVLLGPSAEISATSVEVWYGPEDRPLEHLVRMYDRATRYIFVAVYGLTSPLTVKALVEAKRRGVDVRVLTDRERLVDMKQQTALSTLREAGIPIKINRHDGLMHLKQAVIDDEINTNGSMNQTTSGNRYNDERLDIMRDHAMTVKAREKFLSLWKDRERFQEWK, from the coding sequence ATGATCCGGCCGTCACCGCTCCATTTATCCGTGCAGTGCCGCCGAGTGTGTCTCGCCTGGCTGCTTGCAGCGGTTCTGCTTGGGCCCAGCGCGGAGATCTCGGCGACATCGGTCGAAGTCTGGTATGGCCCGGAGGATAGGCCGCTCGAACACCTCGTACGGATGTATGATCGTGCCACACGCTATATTTTTGTGGCCGTATATGGCTTAACGTCGCCGCTTACGGTGAAGGCGCTGGTCGAGGCGAAACGACGTGGCGTGGATGTTCGTGTCCTGACGGATCGCGAGCGACTGGTGGATATGAAGCAGCAAACTGCCCTTTCAACGTTGCGCGAAGCCGGGATTCCGATCAAGATCAATCGGCACGACGGGCTGATGCATTTGAAACAGGCGGTGATCGATGACGAGATCAATACCAACGGGTCCATGAATCAGACGACCAGTGGAAACCGCTACAATGATGAACGGTTGGATATCATGAGAGACCATGCCATGACGGTCAAGGCGCGTGAAAAGTTTCTTTCGCTCTGGAAAGATCGCGAGCGATTCCAGGAGTGGAAATAG
- the thiS gene encoding sulfur carrier protein ThiS translates to MQVKINGKPEEVRNGTILDLLKTKNIEPQMVAVEVNDKVLDRDHLATTHLNEGDHVEFLFYMGGGR, encoded by the coding sequence GTGCAGGTCAAGATCAATGGAAAGCCCGAAGAGGTCCGGAACGGGACCATCCTCGATTTGCTGAAAACCAAGAACATCGAACCACAGATGGTCGCCGTCGAGGTCAACGATAAGGTGCTGGACCGTGACCATTTGGCCACGACCCACCTCAACGAAGGAGATCATGTGGAGTTCCTCTTTTACATGGGAGGGGGTCGTTGA